A region from the Halobacillus mangrovi genome encodes:
- a CDS encoding putative holin-like toxin translates to MRPIISTYEALMIMLAFGTFILTLLALIIKINNKK, encoded by the coding sequence GTGAGGCCTATCATAAGCACATATGAAGCTCTTATGATCATGCTGGCGTTTGGAACATTCATTCTTACACTCCTTGCGCTGATCATAAAAATAAACAATAAAAAATAG
- a CDS encoding P-II family nitrogen regulator: protein MKKVEAIIRPEAFQTLRQNLDHLGVKGLTVSEVAGCGQQKGQEGIFRGSRFEVKLYPKVKVEMVLEDHEVESIIDVITDSCTTNEVGDGKIFVSTIDEVYRIRTGESGKSALI, encoded by the coding sequence ATGAAAAAAGTTGAGGCAATAATTCGACCTGAAGCCTTTCAAACACTAAGACAAAACCTTGATCACCTTGGAGTAAAAGGATTGACGGTTTCAGAAGTCGCTGGCTGCGGACAGCAGAAAGGACAGGAGGGGATTTTTAGAGGCAGCCGTTTTGAAGTGAAGCTCTATCCAAAGGTGAAGGTAGAAATGGTACTTGAAGATCACGAAGTAGAATCGATCATTGATGTCATCACCGATTCATGCACCACGAACGAAGTCGGTGATGGAAAGATATTCGTATCTACTATTGATGAAGTGTACCGCATTCGTACTGGAGAATCTGGCAAGTCCGCATTAATCTAA
- a CDS encoding ammonium transporter, whose translation MKKIIPLFLFALLGFPIVASAETAVTPEAVLESVDMVWIMIAAFLVFFMHAGFAMVESGFTRSKNALNILMKNFMTVSIASVLYFVVGYGIMFGTSGGGIIGLDGFLLSGQEDQIGFFVFQAVFAATCATIISGAVAERMKLSSYLLLTVLMTGFIYPVVGHWVWGGGWLSELGFVDFAGSTVVHLTGALGAIVTVMFLGPRLGKYNGKNVNVIPGHNIPLGALGVFILWFGWFGFNGGSTLAADPSLIPAVIATTLLSASGGVIGSALFSYAKFKQIDASLTLNGALAGLVGITAGTANVSPVGAIVIGLLAGVILVEAVQFLDRVARIDDPVGAIAVHGVCGIWGTIAVGFFSVEGGLFYGDGFALLGIQALGVLAVIAWTMTATAVAVLAIKAASGTIRVSRQEEISGLDFAEHGSTAYESSRSIFNENPGADSDFGVGLLHRLDRLDSQPKPKSTHKTAQ comes from the coding sequence ATGAAAAAAATCATTCCCCTGTTTTTATTCGCTTTGTTAGGATTTCCCATTGTAGCAAGTGCCGAAACTGCTGTAACTCCTGAAGCCGTCCTTGAATCTGTCGATATGGTCTGGATTATGATTGCCGCATTTTTAGTTTTCTTCATGCACGCTGGATTCGCTATGGTCGAATCAGGCTTCACCCGCTCCAAAAATGCTCTTAATATTCTTATGAAAAACTTCATGACAGTCTCCATCGCTTCTGTCCTCTACTTTGTTGTCGGCTACGGCATTATGTTTGGAACCTCCGGTGGCGGAATCATCGGATTAGATGGTTTCCTTCTTAGTGGTCAGGAAGATCAAATCGGATTCTTCGTTTTCCAAGCTGTATTCGCCGCAACATGCGCGACAATCATCTCAGGAGCAGTTGCTGAACGTATGAAATTAAGCTCCTACCTTCTTCTTACTGTATTGATGACAGGATTTATATATCCTGTTGTCGGTCACTGGGTCTGGGGAGGCGGCTGGTTGTCAGAACTAGGCTTTGTAGACTTTGCTGGCTCCACGGTTGTACACTTGACCGGTGCACTTGGAGCTATTGTGACCGTTATGTTCCTAGGACCCCGCCTTGGTAAATACAATGGAAAAAATGTCAATGTTATCCCTGGCCACAACATACCATTAGGTGCACTAGGTGTATTCATCCTTTGGTTCGGTTGGTTCGGTTTTAACGGCGGAAGTACATTAGCCGCAGATCCATCCTTGATTCCAGCTGTCATAGCCACCACATTGCTTTCTGCATCAGGAGGCGTGATCGGTTCTGCTCTATTCTCCTACGCTAAATTTAAACAAATCGATGCTTCCTTGACTCTAAACGGAGCGTTGGCCGGATTAGTTGGTATTACCGCAGGTACAGCGAACGTGTCACCAGTGGGGGCTATCGTTATTGGCTTACTAGCCGGAGTTATCCTTGTTGAGGCTGTCCAATTTCTTGATCGTGTCGCTCGTATCGATGACCCAGTCGGAGCAATTGCTGTACACGGCGTCTGTGGAATCTGGGGTACCATCGCTGTCGGTTTCTTTTCTGTCGAAGGTGGACTCTTTTACGGAGACGGATTTGCATTACTGGGAATCCAGGCTTTAGGTGTCTTAGCTGTAATAGCTTGGACAATGACCGCTACTGCAGTAGCCGTCCTTGCTATTAAAGCAGCTTCAGGAACCATTCGTGTATCCCGGCAAGAAGAAATTTCTGGTCTGGATTTTGCTGAACACGGTTCGACCGCTTACGAATCCAGCCGCAGCATCTTTAATGAAAATCCAGGCGCGGATAGCGATTTTGGTGTAGGACTGCTGCACAGACTCGATCGTCTCGACAGCCAGCCCAAGCCAAAAAGCACCCATAAAACCGCCCAGTAG
- a CDS encoding YndJ family protein, translating to MKRPGFLIAVAGVILIILWKVIFYISAIDLALGFAFFVLVPLLLDEVVQQADKNRAERWLKNVMQSSLPFAGAGAIAVTLPSGGDAGWWAAIWFFYTLLIAFGGLMRLLARGFRPIEEAIIDIGLIYIAVGGMWLLISSAGWARYLPYSESIIQLTAIHFHYAAFVLPLVTGFFGRYRAEENRIRKRYFLRPYAVLALGVAVGPFLVALGLDQGPPVETYSVTLYVIVLAWLCIWWFWMSVDFKAWISTALQLSSIILLGTMGLSFLYSLGLLYETEWLNIGEMVRYHGLFNAFGFSILAVLAWRGVHAPVRHSYTAFPISQLRARGYVGNDVVSRKEWISRHEYVTGLIPDWRTLTSNHFNPERVEAGVRDFYLHTNSYNMEARVAWHKGFRWVSRLIRHVTNRFGQVNIPASGDIQMEGDLVSISDHKDGRKQVRAWIRKDSQTNAPIFTALYSYHKKHEDAYMNIALPFPRGMMTGVLKPVEDGKGGLLLTSHLRKDARGDEGIYFTLGDWTMRMPLREWFHVVEEKEGKLRAEHHLSLGRIPFLSIYYTIKKMK from the coding sequence CGTCCGGGGTTTTTGATCGCTGTTGCCGGGGTTATTCTAATCATCCTATGGAAGGTGATTTTTTACATAAGTGCTATCGATTTAGCTTTAGGATTCGCTTTCTTTGTTCTTGTGCCCTTGTTACTAGATGAGGTTGTTCAGCAGGCTGATAAAAACAGAGCAGAACGTTGGTTGAAAAATGTTATGCAATCCTCCTTGCCTTTTGCTGGTGCGGGGGCTATCGCCGTCACTTTGCCGTCCGGAGGAGATGCAGGGTGGTGGGCGGCAATCTGGTTTTTTTATACGCTCCTGATCGCCTTCGGAGGCCTTATGCGATTATTGGCAAGAGGGTTCAGGCCGATTGAAGAAGCTATCATTGATATAGGCTTAATTTACATTGCAGTTGGAGGCATGTGGCTTCTAATTTCTAGTGCTGGATGGGCTCGATATCTTCCTTATTCAGAATCCATTATTCAGCTTACAGCGATTCATTTTCACTATGCTGCCTTTGTGCTGCCATTAGTGACAGGCTTCTTTGGCCGTTATCGAGCAGAAGAGAATCGAATAAGAAAAAGGTATTTCCTGCGTCCTTATGCTGTATTAGCCTTAGGAGTGGCCGTTGGTCCATTTCTAGTAGCTTTGGGGCTTGATCAAGGGCCGCCTGTCGAAACGTATTCAGTAACTCTCTACGTTATAGTATTAGCGTGGCTATGCATTTGGTGGTTTTGGATGTCCGTGGATTTTAAGGCGTGGATATCAACAGCTTTGCAATTATCGTCTATCATTTTGCTGGGAACAATGGGGTTATCTTTTTTATACAGCTTAGGATTGTTATACGAAACAGAGTGGCTGAATATAGGAGAAATGGTCCGCTATCACGGACTTTTCAATGCGTTTGGCTTTTCTATTCTCGCGGTTCTGGCATGGAGAGGTGTTCATGCGCCCGTAAGGCATTCGTATACAGCTTTTCCCATCAGTCAATTACGTGCCAGGGGTTATGTTGGGAACGATGTGGTTTCAAGAAAAGAGTGGATCTCCAGGCACGAATATGTCACTGGATTGATCCCGGATTGGCGGACCTTAACAAGTAACCACTTTAACCCTGAAAGAGTGGAGGCTGGTGTGAGGGATTTTTATCTACATACAAACAGTTACAACATGGAGGCAAGGGTAGCATGGCATAAGGGGTTTCGTTGGGTTTCCAGGTTGATCCGTCACGTAACGAACCGGTTCGGGCAAGTGAATATTCCAGCTTCCGGGGACATACAAATGGAAGGGGATCTTGTTTCCATTTCAGATCATAAGGATGGAAGGAAGCAGGTTAGAGCCTGGATTAGAAAGGACTCCCAGACAAATGCCCCGATTTTCACAGCCTTGTATTCGTATCATAAGAAGCATGAGGATGCCTATATGAATATAGCTTTACCTTTTCCTAGAGGGATGATGACGGGGGTGTTAAAGCCTGTGGAAGACGGAAAAGGGGGCTTATTGTTAACGAGTCACCTCAGAAAAGATGCCAGGGGGGATGAAGGAATCTATTTCACATTGGGAGATTGGACGATGCGTATGCCCTTAAGAGAATGGTTCCATGTAGTGGAAGAGAAAGAAGGGAAGCTACGTGCAGAGCATCATTTATCCTTAGGCCGAATTCCGTTTCTCTCGATCTACTACACGATTAAGAAAATGAAATAA